The region ATGAACGGTTCTCAGCCATGACAATTCTCTTCTCAACGATGGCGGGTTGGATGTTGTCGTTTGTGATCTGGTTTCCACCGGTTTGGGGCTGCTTGTTTGCCGCTTGGATTTCCTGCGTGCTGCAACTTTCGACACCAGTCATCCAAGTCACGACCACCTATCGAGAGTCTGAGTAGCAGTGAACGGTGTGGGGGCAGATTCGTCCGAGGGTGATCGAGTGACCGGCCATCCATGAGACGGCTCGTAGACTGGTTCGCATTAAGATAAAGGGCTTGGAAACATGAGCTTAACCTTTGGGTTTCTTATAATCATCATCCTCGCGGTGGTGGTGTTTGGTGCTTTGACTGTGGGAGTCATACTGGCACTGCTGTTCTTTGGGATTGGTCAGGCTGTGAGCCCTTCCCGCGAAAAGAATCAGGGTTCGTCTCAGCCCCGAAAAACGACTCCCCAAGCTCTTCCTGCGGATCGTGCGCAGGATTTCGGACGTGATGTCTCTGCCAGCAGGAAGCCACAAAAGTCGCACGCCGGAGTGATTGCACTGGTGAGTGCCGTTTTGATTGGTGCCGGTCTTTTGTCGCTGATTGGCGTCCGGACTGTCGCCACCAGCGTCCACATCACTCATCATTCAGGAATTGAAAGTCAAACTGGATTTCCACGGCTGGAGCCTCTGAGCGGGCAGTTCTCCGAGCATGTCGTCATTCAACCAGAACATGGGCCATGGGCAGGGCCTCAACCGGTTGAGTCGATCCTGACAGAACAATTGCGCAACGTGCCCACGTGGAAAGCCAGTCTGCCAGCATCATCCCCAGCACTGGCTCCACAAACAAACAAAGCATTGAACAGTGCCAAAGCCACTGATGCTCCTCGACCTCAATCGACGAGTGGCCTCGAAGCACATCCCGCAGATGCCACTCAGCCGGAAAACGTCCCGGCTGTGATTGTCGCTTCACTTCCAGAACAAGCCCCACTGGCATCGACAGATTTCGAACGACTTTCGCCTTTGCCCGATTGGGCCGTTGAAATCAGCAAAGTACCACCACACCACATCCATCTGGTTTCGGGCAGGTTTCCCACTTTGGCCGAAGCTGAAGCCGATGCCAGCCAGAAGCTCTCTGCCTGGAGTATCAGCGAGATTCAGCGGCGGCATCCAGATTTGCCCCCACTCAACAGAACATCGATTGATCCTTCAGCAGAGGTGATGGCGGCCGTAATGCAAAAGGCTGTCGAAGAAACCGAACATCAGTTTGGAAATGCCACTGCCAAAATGTATGCCGTCCATTTATTGATTTCCTCCAGTCAGTTCGTCCCCACAGTGACGCTCCATCGATTGCATCAATTGCATGAAGAACAGGTTTCTTCCCAGAGATTGACGATTCTTGGTGTTGCCGGTGCAGGTCTGGCTTTGCTGGCCTGGGGCATGATGCAGTACAGTCGCCGGAAGCACAGCATGGCTTAAGTTCGGATGTTTCTTCATCCAGGGTGATTTGAGTGATGTCACAGGAACCGTCTCCGACTGCGGATGAGAACACTCGAGAACAGTGGTTGATTGCCCGCATTCGTGCCCAGGAGCCCGGTGCCTGGCGCGAACTTGTCGATCAGCATGAACCCCGGCTTTTTGCCTGGATGAAATCCCGCACAGGGAACCGCTCGACAGCCGAAGATCTCGTACAGGAAGTCTTCCTCTCCTTTCTGAGGGCGTTGCCAAACTTTGATGATTCGAGGCCCATCGAACCCTTTATCAATCAGATTGCCGCACATCTGCTGATTGATCACTTACGCAAAGAGGGGAGACGGCAGGTTGTCAGTACAGGAACCGTAGTTGACGATTCCTCATCGGGGCACATGCCCTTCGAAAAACTTGTGCCGCAGGATTCTCGACAACTGAAGGCATCGAGCATTTTTCGCGGTCGAGAAACGACCGCTGCGATTGAAGCCTGCCTGGCTCAAAGCCTGAAGGAACTTGTTCTCCGCTGGCAAAGTCGGGGAGAATTCGAGCGGCTCAAATGCTGCGAACTCATCATTGCTAAAGGATTCCCCAATCAACGAGTGGCGCAGCTCCTGTCGATCAGCGAACAGACTGTCGCCAACCATAAGTCGTATCTGCTGCAGCAACTTCGTCAGCGATTGGCAAAAGCCGGTCTTGCGGAGACAGTCTTGTCGCTGTTGATTGACCGTCACTGATAAGGGGAACAGTGGAAGGATTCATCGAATCCGTTCATCCGCAGGAATGAGCGGCACATGCACATTGATTGTGGGCCCCTCGGGTGTGCCGACATGCAGCATCTGGTTTTCGACCTGCCACTTGGTGCGAACATACCCCAGGCCGACTCCACCCAACTGGTCATCATGCGGACAGAACGTGGTGATAACTCCTACGCTTTTCGGTTCAGAATCCGCAAAGAGTTCGGCACCGGCCCACGAGCTTTTATCTTGATCGCTCAAAGAAACTTCGGTCGAAAGCCTGACGAGTTCTTTGTTGGTGTGACCCATGGCGTCAAGCCTGGCAATGGGCTCCTGCCCGAGATAACAGCCTTTATGAAATGAGATCGCGACTGCAGTCCGCCCCGATTCCTGGGCGAGTTGAGCATCGCTGTAATCAATCCCCATCCAGCCCATGCCAACACTCGCTCGGAAGCGATCGAAATCGAGAGGGGTTTCCTTTCTGATGGCTGCCAGCGACGCCAGAGTTGACAGTTCCTCACGGGCTGCATGTTCATCCATAAAGACAGCCACGACAGGCAGGCTCCAACCCGTCATCAAGGCTGCCCGCCAGCCTACGCCAGCAATCATCTGATGCACAGACTCTGCGGCCAGATCACGCTGTTGTTGTTGACTGATCTCGGCCCAGAGTTGGTTGGCTGTTTCTCCCCCAACCAGCCAGGTATCCTTCAGAGCCGCTTTCGTGAATGTGACATCTTCCGTAATGATGTAGCGTTCTAAATGCGGGAGCAGCGATGTGCCCGTCCCGGCACCTATGGTCATCACGAGTGAGTCTTCCAGAGCATGAATCCAGCCGTGCCCGACAATCCGGCCTTTGACATTCGGAAAGAAGACCTCGACGCCTGTATTTGAAGTCAGTCGAGCAACATCATTGGTACAAAAGTTCTGTAGAAAACGGACTCGATGCTGACCTCTAACGAAGTACTGTTCGACAGGAAAAGGGATCTGCATGGCCTGGAAATGCGAGTTCATGATGGCACCTGTTTCCTGTCGTCATGTTTATTGAGTGGACAGTTCTTGAACGGACAGGGGTATGGATCAGAAAAGATGATCAGCACGATGAGGCAGGGTCGCGGTCGTGTTAACTGGAGATGATATCTTCCTGAGCAAGATTCATCCCGGTGGAAGCCTGGAGCCTGGCGATTTCAGGGGGAAGTTCATCGGCACTGTGAGGCGCTGGTTTCCCTTCCAGTTCAGATAAGGCATTGGCCGCGGCCTTCTGCTCGGCCTCTTTTTTGTTGATCCCCCAGGCGGCAGCGTAAACCACTTCACCCAGTGCAGCCGAGACTTTGAAATACTTCAAATGGTCTGGCCCATATTCCTTCAGCAGATCGTAGCGCGGAGTTTCGCCCAAAGTCTTCTGGGCGTATTGCTGCAGAACACTTTTATAGTTGCGGCCATATTCGGCACCGACCATCTGTTCGACATGAGGCTCGATCAGTCGAATAATGAACTCTTTAGCCGCATCAAAACCTCCATCGAGAAAGACAGCAGCAATCACGGATTCGAACGTCGCCGATAAGATAGAGACCGGGACATTGGGAGTTCCGCACAATCCCTTCCCAATGATGACAAATTGATCGAGATGAAGTTCTTTCGCCAGCAAACCACAGACATGCCGGCTGACAACAAACGACTTGATCCGTGTCAGTTCGCCTTCTGTCGATTTGGGATATTTGCGAAACAGCAGATCACAAACGGCGGCACCAAGAATGGCATCGCCGAGAAATTCGAGTCGCTCATTCGATTCGAGCCGCGTTTTTGCAGCGGAGGCATGTGAAAGGGCCTGCATCAGCAATTCGGGCGAGCGAAAATGATAGCCCAGCCGGGCTTCGCATTCCGTCAGGGGCACTTGCCCGGCGGCCTCATCCATACATACTCCTGTCATGCGGACATGACTGGTCACTTGGGGAGGCTTTCCCAGTGACTCATCTGCCGCGAATCTGTTTTGCCAAACGAAAAATCTTCGGTGGCTCCGGGACTTATGCTCATTTCTGGCTGTTGACCAGACATGCCTGAGCAAAAGCAACCACCACTTTCGATGAAGCCTGGCAAAGCCGTCGACAAGAGTGGCGAGGGTCGGGTTCTCTGGATTTCAGAAGTACCGGCCACCGCCAGCCGTGTCCAAGCCGCTTGGCATCAGCTCATCATTTTCAGGCCAGACGTTTCGATCGCTGACCTCGCCTATACTCTACCATGAGTGGGCGGGGCTGTCACAAGAGGGAAATCTCGATAGGTCGCAGGACTCACGTTTGCCTGCACTAAGTGACCAGTCGATATCGATGAATGCATGATCGGACCGATGATTGAACAATCGACATGACGTGAAGAACTCTATTCAAAAATCGATCCGATCACCTGGAGCTGCACCTGGTTTTGATGCCTGGATGTTTATCGACTGGAGTGCGGCCAGTGTCCCCTCGCCCTCGCGTCCGACTGCTAATGCCATCTGGATTGCCACACAGCTTTCCTCACGAAAGAAGCCTGAATCGAGTTATTGTCGCACACGTCACGAGGCTTGCCGCCTGATGCGAGAGATATTTCGGCAATGCCTGAAGGCCGAGAAACGTTTACTTGTGGGAATCGATATTGCGCTGGGTGCGCCCAAAGGTTTGCCTCAAGCGTTAACCCGGCGGACCGATGCCGACTGGCGCGACCTCTGGAAAGAAATCGAAGCTCAACTTTGCGACGATGAACAGAACACCAATAACCGCTTTGAAGTGGCGGCCAACTTCAACAGCAGAATTTCACCCCATCAATCCGGCCTGAACTTCAGGAAAGCCACTCGCTCATCAACTTCACTGTCCTCAACGGCGGTCGGCGCAATCTCTTGCGAATTGGCTCATGGCATTCAAGGACCCTATTGGGGAACTCCCCATGCACGCGCTGGCAGTCTGACTCCACCCTATTCACCAAAGTTTCCCTTTCGCACGACCAGCGGAATTCTGCTCCCACGTCAAAGGTTTGTCGAAACGCTTGCACCCGGAACTCAGGAAACGTGGAAGCTGTGCGGGATTGGCAGCGTCGGAAGTCAATCGCTGACAGGTATTGCCCGGTTGGAAGCGTTCCGCAAGGATCCGGACTTTCAGCCACATCTGTGCATCTGGCCTATGGAAACCGGCTGGACTGTGCCGGAACAACGACCTTTGATTCTTTTCGCAGAGATCTGGCCGGGCTTACTCAAACAGGAAGTCGCGACGCAGCAGGCGCTCGAACCCGGGCGGATTCGCGATGAACTTCAGGTGCTTGCATGGTGCCGCTGGGCACAGGCGATGTCTCGAAATCAAACGCTTTCCAGTTACTTCCGAGTGCCTCAGGGTTTGACAGAATCTCTCCAATCAAATGCAGTCACGACAGAAGGGTGGATTCTGGGAGTGACGAACACCAAGCTCGCATAAGGTATGATACTGGAGTCAATCATCTGTCGGATGGTTCGGATATCGAGCATACGTAATGGATTTGATACAGGAGGAAGGCGACCACAATGACTTTGAACGACTGGGCTTTGGAACTGGCAGATCTCGATGATCGCGACCGCATGGAAACCATTGTGGAACTCGCGGAGACTTTGCCACCCCTTTCCGCAGATAAGCAGGCAGCCCCACTTCCCGAAAACTGCCGGGTGCAGGAATGTCAGACACCTGTGTACCTCTTTGCTGAAGTTCGTGATGGGCTGTTAACTCTGGAAGCTGATGTTCCTCGCAAATCGCCGATTGTGCGTGGTCTGGTGGCTCTTGTTGTGACCAGCCTGAATCAGCAACCTATTGATCAACTTCGGGATCTACCACTCGATCTGCTGGAAAAACTTCATCTGACCACGGCCCTCGGGATGACACGTCAGCAGGGCGTTCGCGGATTGATGCAACGAATTCGACACGCGATCGAATCCTCCCGTTGACGAATCCAGCCGATCCACTTGGAGTTCTTAATCCGAGGCTTTGGTGGAATCAGGAGAATTATTCTGGGGAGTGATTTCGATCAATTCCCGCTGACGTTTATTCGACACTCCTGCCCATCCCAGAATCCTTTGATCGAGCGAAAAAAGCTGACCCAACTGATATTCATCCTGCTGAGGAATCTCCATGGTTCCCTGGCCGAGAATGGTTCCACTGCGAGGGTCGAGCCAGACGATCTCCAGGTTTTTCTTGCCTTTGCTCGTTCGAGATCTTCGGGCCACGAGGAGTTGCTCTTCATCGAGCGCAACAGCATCGACCAACTCATTCATGGATGTCTGCCACACGATTTTTCCCGTCGCCCAATCAATGGCGATCAGTCCATCGGTGGATCGCCCAATCCATAAAGAATTCACGATGCCCAGGCGGCCAATCAAACCATCGATCGGTAATGTCCACTGGACAGCCCCGCTCTCGGCATGCATGGCGATGACACCAGAAACACCCGGTGGTTCAACAAGCACCAGATCTCCCACTCGTGCCGGTGGATTCAAGATTTTGTTGAACTCGCGGGTATCAATGCTTCGAGGCACCCAGACATGACGCCTGAGCCACAGGATTTCGCCACGATGAGTGATGCAGGCACTCAATCCCGGAGCCGTGATCCAGAGTTTCTGATCAGAAATGGTCGAGGTGATGCTGAATTGCCCCGGGAGCACATCGCGAATCCGGATTAAAGGCACACTTTCGAGCAGCTTTCCACTTCTGGCATCGAGCACATGCCATTCAATAGAGACGGCATC is a window of Planctopirus limnophila DSM 3776 DNA encoding:
- a CDS encoding RNA polymerase sigma factor, translating into MSQEPSPTADENTREQWLIARIRAQEPGAWRELVDQHEPRLFAWMKSRTGNRSTAEDLVQEVFLSFLRALPNFDDSRPIEPFINQIAAHLLIDHLRKEGRRQVVSTGTVVDDSSSGHMPFEKLVPQDSRQLKASSIFRGRETTAAIEACLAQSLKELVLRWQSRGEFERLKCCELIIAKGFPNQRVAQLLSISEQTVANHKSYLLQQLRQRLAKAGLAETVLSLLIDRH
- the ygfZ gene encoding CAF17-like 4Fe-4S cluster assembly/insertion protein YgfZ produces the protein MNSHFQAMQIPFPVEQYFVRGQHRVRFLQNFCTNDVARLTSNTGVEVFFPNVKGRIVGHGWIHALEDSLVMTIGAGTGTSLLPHLERYIITEDVTFTKAALKDTWLVGGETANQLWAEISQQQQRDLAAESVHQMIAGVGWRAALMTGWSLPVVAVFMDEHAAREELSTLASLAAIRKETPLDFDRFRASVGMGWMGIDYSDAQLAQESGRTAVAISFHKGCYLGQEPIARLDAMGHTNKELVRLSTEVSLSDQDKSSWAGAELFADSEPKSVGVITTFCPHDDQLGGVGLGYVRTKWQVENQMLHVGTPEGPTINVHVPLIPADERIR
- the rnc gene encoding ribonuclease III; its protein translation is MDEAAGQVPLTECEARLGYHFRSPELLMQALSHASAAKTRLESNERLEFLGDAILGAAVCDLLFRKYPKSTEGELTRIKSFVVSRHVCGLLAKELHLDQFVIIGKGLCGTPNVPVSILSATFESVIAAVFLDGGFDAAKEFIIRLIEPHVEQMVGAEYGRNYKSVLQQYAQKTLGETPRYDLLKEYGPDHLKYFKVSAALGEVVYAAAWGINKKEAEQKAAANALSELEGKPAPHSADELPPEIARLQASTGMNLAQEDIISS
- a CDS encoding SufE family protein; the encoded protein is MTLNDWALELADLDDRDRMETIVELAETLPPLSADKQAAPLPENCRVQECQTPVYLFAEVRDGLLTLEADVPRKSPIVRGLVALVVTSLNQQPIDQLRDLPLDLLEKLHLTTALGMTRQQGVRGLMQRIRHAIESSR